One Brassica napus cultivar Da-Ae chromosome C2, Da-Ae, whole genome shotgun sequence DNA window includes the following coding sequences:
- the LOC106440453 gene encoding probable aquaporin NIP5-1: MGPTEAEMGAVAVTAPPTPGTPGGPLITGMRVDSMSFDHRKPMPPCKCLPVMGHAWGQPDTCFTNFPSPVVSLTRKLGAEFVGTFILIFTATAGPIVNQKYDGAETLIGNAACAGLAVMIIILSTGHISGAHLNPSLTIAFAALRHFPWAHVPAYIAAQVSASICASFALKAVFHPFMSGGVTVPSVSVGQAFALEFIITFILLFVVTAVATDTRAVGELAGIAVGATVMLNILVAGPSSGGSMNPVRTLGPALASGNYRSLWVYLVAPTLGAISGAAVYTGVKLNDSATDPPRQVRSFRR; the protein is encoded by the exons ATGGGTCCAACGGAGGCTGAGATGGGTGCAGTGGCGGTGACGGCTCCTCCTACGCCAGGAACGCCGGGAGGACCGTTGATCACGGGGATGAGAGTGGATTCAATGTCGTTCGATCATCGGAAACCGATGCCTCCATGCAAATGCTTGCCGGTGATGGGACACGCTTGGGGTCAACCCGACACGTGCTTCACCAATTTTCCCTCCCCTGTTGTCTCCCTTACTCGCAAG CTTGGAGCCGAGTTCGTGGGAACATTTATCTTGATATTCACAGCGACGGCCGGTCCAATCGTGAACCAGAAATACGACGGAGCTGAAACCCTAATTGGTAACGCGGCATGTGCGGGACTCGCAGTGATGATCATAATTCTCTCAACCGGTCACATTTCAGGAGCTCACTTAAACCCTTCGCTGACCATAGCATTCGCAGCTCTAAGGCATTTCCCTTGGGCCCACGTGCCTGCTTACATAGCGGCCCAAGTCTCAGCTTCCATTTGCGCTTCATTCGCACTCAAAGCAGTTTTCCATCCTTTCATGTCGGGAGGTGTCACTGTTCCGTCTGTTAGTGTTGGACAAGCCTTTGCTCTTGAGTTCATCATCACTTTTATTCTCCTATTTGTCGTAACTGCCGTTGCCACCGACACTCGTGCc GTTGGAGAATTAGCTGGTATAGCTGTTGGAGCCACTGTCATGCTCAACATTCTTGTCGCAGG GCCATCGAGTGGTGGATCTATGAACCCGGTTAGGACTCTAGGACCAGCCCTTGCATCAGGAAACTACAGGTCACTTTGGGTTTATCTGGTGGCTCCTACACTTGGTGCCATATCTGGTGCAGCCGTCTACACAGGTGTCAAGCTTAACGATAGCGCGACTGACCCGCCACGTCAGGTTAGGAGCTTCCGCCGTTAA